The genomic stretch TGAATCGACGCTTCCTCACTCCGCGCTGCGCCTGTCTGACGCTCGGCTTCGAGCGCGACGCGCGTCTCCTCAAGTTCCCGACCGACGCGCTGCAGTTCGTTAAGGTGAACCGCAGCTTCCTCGCTTCGCGCTGCGACTGTCTGGCGCTCCGTAGCAAGCGCGGTGCGCGCCTCATTCAGTTCAGCCTCAATCGCAGCTACCCGCGCCAGGCTCTCGCTCACCTGCGCTGCATCAGATTCAGCACGCGATGAAGCCGCGCTCGATTCCTGCGACCATCGTTCCGCTTCGGCCGCCTTCGCCTGCTCGACTTCCGCGAGGCGCTGCCCCAAAGTCGCCGCATGCTGCTCGGCGGCCTCTGCCCGCTCCTTTGCCGCTGCAGCATCTTGTGAAACCCGGGCCAGTTCAGTGCTCGCGGCAGACGCATCCTGCGCAACCCGGGCCAGTTCGGCATCCGCAGTCGCTTTCGCTTCAGTCATAGCACTGACCTGCTCCCGCGCCGCCTCAAATTCCCGCCCAACGCGCTGCAGTTCGCCAAGCTGAACCGTCACTTCCTCGCTCCGCGCTGCGCTCGTCTGACGCTCTACAGCAAGCGCGTTGCGCGCCTCATCCAGTTCAGCCTCAAGCGCGGCGACCCGCGCCAGACTCTCGCTCATCTGCGCCGCAGCGGCTTCAGCACGCGACGAAGCCGCGCTGGATTCCTGCGCCCATCGTTCCGCTTCGGCCGCCTTCGCCTGCTCGACTTCTGCGAGGCGCTGCGCCAACGTCGCCGCATGCTGTTCCGCGGCCTCTGCCCGCTCCTTCGCGGCAGAAGCATCCTGCGAGACCTGTGCCAGTTCAGCGCTCACGGCAGACGCCTCTTGCGAGACCCGGGCCAATTCAGCGCTCGCGACAGAGGCGTCCTGCGAAACCTGAGCCAACTCAGCGCTCACAGCCGCTTTCGCTTCAGAGATGGCGGCGACCTGCTCCCGCGCCGCCTCAAGTTCACGACTAACGCGCTGCAATTCATCAAACTGAATCGCTGCTTCTTCGCGGCGCGCTGCGCTAGTCTGGCGCTCTGCCTCGAGCGCGAAGCGCGTCTCATCCCGTTCAGCCTCCAGCGCGGCAGCCCGCGCGAGGCTTTCGTTCGTCTGCGCCGTGGCGGCTTCCGCGCGCGATGATGCCGCGCTGGCCTCCTGCAACGCTCTATCCGCCTCCGCGGACTTCGCCTGACAGTCATAACCCAACGAGGTGATCTCCTGCCGCGCCTCGTCAAGCTCCTGCTTCATCTGTGCGATCTGATCGTTTTGGCTGGAAACAACAGCGCCCAACTCTCCACGCGCCTTACGCTCCTCGTCGAGTTCCGCCTTGGTATGCTCCAGCGCGGCCTCTTCCACCGACACGCGCTGTGCCAGTTCCTCCACACGCGCCTCCGCAGCTTCCGCGCGGCCAGACGCTGTCGCAAGTTCCGCCGCGAGGCGTGCGGACGTCTCCTCCGAGGCACTCAGCGCGCCCGTCAGCGCAACGTGCCGCTCACGCCCGGTTGCGACTTCTTCCGTCGACTTCTGATACTCGACAAGAACCTCGTCCCGTTCCGCGCGGGCCATGTCGAGGTGCTGGTTCACGGCGCTCAGGTGCTGACTGACGGCCCGGTCAGCTTCGCCCTGCGCGGCCATCCAGAGCCGATCCGCGGCGCTCATCATGGTTTCGGCAATGTGCTCCGGCAACCCGGCCTGGACCTGCACATGGGGCATGAGGGGCTGCCGCGCTTCGCGCCAGCGTTGCAAGGCCGCCGCAATGGCAACAATCGACCCGCCTGGGATCTCGGGCCAAATGGTCACTGGGGAAACTTTCCGGCCTTCGTCGACCATTCGATCTGCGATTCCCGCGACGAGTTCGTCCGTGATTGTGTCTGCGTCCGTAGACATAAGCGCCTCAAAGCTCATTTTGACCTGACGAAAAATTGAGTCCCCAATACGGTACTCCATCCGGCAATATTCCCGACCAAAGGATTGCGGGTTTGCTCATACCCCGCGACTCGCCGCTCACTGAAAAAACCCGGCAACACAATGAACGCTGTCATACGCGCGGTACATCGTGTGCCCGATATTATGGGCGATATCCCGGCAGCGTCGGACGAGCAGGTGCAAGGCGTATAGGCTTACAACTCCCGGGCTGCGCTGCGCAAAATTTCCTGAGCGCGTTGCGCGATCGGGGATAGGTAGCCGGCCCTTCGTATCAGTCCGACCTTACGCAGCAGGCCGTCAAGCTGGATCGGACGCACAGCAATGTCGAACGGCAGGGGGCCAGGGTCGAAGCTGCGCGCGTTGATCAAGCTGACCAACTGTGTAGTTGATACGATCAGAAACAACGCGGCCAAACTATTGGCCTCGGCCACCACGCGCATACGCGGGTACCCATGTTTTGCAAAGGCTTGCTCGATCTGCACACGCGCAAATTCCTGTCGACTGGACGCGGCCCATGCGCAGTCCACCAAATCCTCTAGCGTGACCGATTCCCGCTCAGCCAGAGGGTGCCCGGTGCTGACCATCAAGCTGTAGTGATCGTCATACAGCACCTCCTTGACCATGGATGCGTCCAATGTATCGGGCAAGGGGCATACAGCCAGTTCCACTTCACGCCGGTCAATGGCGTCCAATAGCGCATCGCTAAACGCTGTCGTCACATTGACGCGTGCGGCGGGCCGCTCCACCAGCAGCGTTGGGAACAGCGAGCGCAGCGCGAAACTCGTGGTGGCCGGCGTCGCACCGATGCGCAGCAGGCCTGCGTGTCCTCCACCAATATCGCGCGCTTCCTGCAGCGCACTATCGAGCTGCATGGAAACGCCCAATACCCGTGTATGGAATATCTTGCCCGCCTCGGTCAATACCGAGCCGCGTGCGGTGCGCTCGACCAGCGTTACTCCCACCTTGCGCTCCAGCCGCTGTATGGCCTTTGTCACGGCCGGCTGAGAAATGCCCAGCTGTTCGGCGGCGCGTGCCAGCGTACCGGTACTCGCGATGGTCAGGAAATATGCAAGGTCGCCATCAATCATGCCATTCCTTGGGGTTATGGATGTTGGCTTTCCAGTTATTGGATTTTATACCGCCCTCCTCCTGATAATGAAGCTCCAATTAACGAGAAGGAGTAGTCCCATGGAACACAATGAACAGTGCGCCGCGTTCCGCCATATGCGCGAGGGTACCGAGCAGGATTGGGCGATCATCGGTAATGAAATTGGGCCGTTCGCCAAAGGACTGCCTGGCCGCCTGCTGGACCACCTGCGCTTGCTGAATGGCGACTTTGGCGGCTTTCCTGTCGATCGTCAGACGCATAGCTTGCAGACTGCCACGCTGGCGCATCGCGACAGGCAGGACGAGGAATACGTGGTCTGCGCGCTGCTGCACGACATTGGCGACACGCTGGGAAGTTACAACCATGCCGACGTTGCAGCCGTGCTGCTGGAGCCATTCGTCAGCGCGGAAAATCACTGGATGATCAAGCACCATGGGATCTTCCAGGGACATTACTTCTTCCACCACATGGGCATGGACCGCAATCTGCGCGATAACTACCGCGACGTGCCGGAGTTGTTCAAACGTACCGCACATTTCTGCGAGAAATATGACGCGGCGGCCTTCGATCCGGATGCGGAAACGCTGCCGCTAGAGTTCTTCGAACCGATGGTGCGGCGAGTGTTTGCCGAGCCGAAGCGAACCCTGTACAAAACCGCATTCGAAAAAATCGGCTGAGTGTCGTCACGTCGGCGGCGGCCGTGTATCTGCCACCGTGTGCTCGCGCGCATGCGCAATATCGAGGGTCTCCTGGTGGAACTTCGCAAGCGACTTGCGGTGCGTGACACTGACAATCGCCGCTTTCGGCAATCGTTCGATCAACAGGCGATACAGATGCGCTTCGTTCTCGGTGTCGAGCGCACTCGTTGCTTCGTCGAGAAACACGTAGTCAGGCTTGTGCATCAGCACGCGTGCGGCCGCTAGCCGCTGCTGCTCGCCCGGAGAAAGAATGCGCCACCAATGGTGAGATTCGTGCAACCGGTCAGCATAGCCATCAAGCCGGCACAGACGCAGCGCCTCGCAACATGCCTCGTCGCTGAAATCGGCGGCCGCTGCGGGATAGGTGAGCCCAGCCTTCAGGGTGCCGACCGGCAGGTAGCTCTGCTGCGGGATGAACATCATGCGCGCGTTCACAGGTGCGTCGATCGAGCCGTTTCCGAACGGCCAGAGACCGGCCAGCGCGCGCAACAGCGTGCTCTTGCCCGAGCCGGACGGTCCGCGCACGAGCCAGCGCGAACCAGGCTTGACGGCGATGTCGCGCACGCTCGCGAGCGTCTCGCCGTTGGGCAGCGCAAGCGTGAGGTTGTGCGTGACGAGCTGGCTCTCGTCGACGTAGTGCAGATTGATGCCGCCATGCTCGGTTGCGGGCGACACGGACTCCTTCAGATGAGGCAGCTGCATGACGCGCCTGAACTCGCGCAGACGATTGACCGTTGCGCGCCATTGAACAAGCGTGTCGTAATTGTTGATGAACCACGAAAGCGATTCGCTAACCGAACCGAATGCGTCGGCGATTTGCATCAGCGTGCCGAAACTGAGCGCACCTGCGAAATAACGGGGCGACGCCACGACGATCGGAAAGATTTCGGCGATCTGACCGTAGAAATTGAGCACGAAGCTGTAGCGCCGCGTGTACTTCATCACGCGCCACCAGTTTTCACGAATCCGGCCGAACAGGTCCTGGGCGGTCGATTCCTCGGCCCGCATACCGTCGTAGAACGCAATCTGCTCGGCATTCTCGCGCAGACGGATCAGGCCGAACCGGAAATCCGCCTCGACGCGCTGCAACTGGTAGTTGATCGACACAAGCGGATGACCGACCTTGTTTGTCAGGAACGAGCCGGCAATCGCATAGACGATGGCTGCCCAGAGCATGTAGCCAGGAATCTGGACGGGCGTGCCGCCAATCATGACTGCCAGCGCGCCCGCCGTGCTCCATAGAACCGCCGAAAACCAGATGAGTGTTTCGAGCGTCGAGAGCAGGTCGAGTGTGAGCGAAAGTGTGGTGTTGGCGAATGACTCGAGATCGACGGCGATCCGCTGGTCAGGGTTGTCGGTGAGGCGATCGCGCTCGATGCGGTAGAAGGTGCCGTCGCCCAGCCATTCCTGCAGATAACGCGTGGTCAGCCACTGGCGCCAGCGGAAGCCAAGCATCTGACGCAGATAGCGGTTATAGACGGAAATCCCGACGAACGCGAACGCGAGCGCGCTGAAAAACAGCATCAGCTGCGGGAATTCATGCACCTTCCTGCCTTCCAGTGCGTTGTAGAAGTCACGGTTCCACGTGTTCAAGCGGGCGTTGATGCCAACCAGGATCAGGTCCATGGCGATGATCGTGATCAGCAGACCCCACGCGGTTCTGCGTTCCTCGGAGACCCAGTACGGTCTGATCAGGCTCCAGGCTGAGACACGGTCTGGTTGCCCGGATCCAGGGCCGGCCTGACCATCTGCCTGACGCGTCATGATGGTTGGCCTGCGCCAGAACCTCCGGGTGCTGTTGCGGGCGCGGTCAGGTCATCGTCTGAAGGCGCGTATGCCGCCCCCTTACCCGCCGGCATGCCGGCTGATTCGGCGATTTCAACCCGCAGACTTCCTTGATTATTCCAATACGCCCAGCTGGCATCGTTGGCAAAGCAATACAGGTAACCCGAGTATGGAGCCTCGATCTCCATCTCTCTGCCGACTCTGAAGTAGAAGGGTTGAGGTGGCACGCCTGCCTCGCCCGGTTGCCCTGGATATGAGATTGCACCGCAGAGTTCGAACCAGTTCGCCCCCCTGACCCGCTTGCACCACGCAAACAGGCGTTGCATCCAGTTGCCTCGCGTCCCCTCCGCGCCCGATGCGCTGTCCCCGTCCAGCCACGTTTGACCTTCAGGCACCTTGAACCGGTAGCGCACGCCCTCCTTCATGAAAATACCTGTCCAATTCCACAACGGGCTGGCGAAAACCCGCACCTGGACCGCCACCGCAGGGTCTATGTTCGGTCGATAGGGAGCCTGAAAGAAAAAGCGAACGACATTGGTTGGAACGGGCACCCCCTGAAACTCGTCGCTATCCGAGTTCCATGTGCCGTCACAGCAAACGAAAAGCCTCTTCATGTTCGCGGTCCTTCTCGTCCTGCGAGATTGTCATCGCGCAATGGAGCAACGGCGTCCTCGACACCCACGATTCACCGATTGACATCCCGACGCGGCCACTCGTCGGGGCCATCGGCTCGAAGAGTTCGAAGCCCGGCGGAAATTTCACCTCATATTTCGACGCGCGAGCCCAGTTCGATCACCCGGCTTGAACTCAGCTTGAAATAAGCCGCGGGGTTGCCGATATTGTGCGCCATCACGCTGAACACTCGTTCGCGCCACACCGGCATGCCCTTGCCTCCGGTCGCCACCACCGTGGCATGACTGAGGAAAAAGGACACCTGCGCCGGATCGACCACGAGGCCCTTCGGCTCGCAGTCGCGCAGCGCTTGCGGCAGGCTGGCCTCGTCCTTGAAGCCGTAGGTCACGAGGATGCTGTGGCAGTTGTGGCCCAGCGGCGTGATCGCCACGCGCTGCTCGCGCGGCACATAGGGCACATCCAGGTTGGTCACGTGCACGAACAGCACACGCTCGTGCAGCACGTGGTTGTGCGCCAGGTTGTTGATCAGCGCATGCGGCACGGTGCTGGGGTCGATGGTCAGGAACGCGGCAGTGCCGGGCACGCGTATCGTTTCCTTCGCGAACAGGCTGTCCAGGTACCTGGTCAGCGGCAGCGCGCCGGCATGGATGCTGGCCTCTTCGACCATCAGCGCACGGCCGCGGTGCCAGGTGGACATGACGGTGAACATGATCGCGCCCAGCAGCAGCGGGAACCATCCGCCATCCACGAACTTGAGCAGGTTGGCCGAGAAGAACGCGAAGTCGATGACAAAGAAGAAGCCGGTGGCCAGCACGCACAGCAACCAGTTGTAGTGCCAGGCGTAGCGCACCACGTAGAACGTGAGGAAGGTGGTGATCATCATGGTGCCCGTTACGGCGATACCGTAGGCGGAACCCAGCGCGGTAGAGGAGCCGAAGCCCAGCACCGCCCCCACCACCGCGATCAGCAGCAGCCAGTTGATGGCAGGCACATAGATCTGGCCGACCTCGCGCTCGGAGGTGTAGACGATGCCCATGCGCGGCATGAAGCCCAGTTGCATGGCCTGCTTGGTCATGGAAAACGCGCCGCTGATCACCGCCTGCGACGCAATCACAGTCGCCACCGTGGCCAGCAGCACCATCGGAAACAGGGTCACCGAAGGGAACAGGTGGAAGAAGGGGTTGTCGACGGCCTTGGCGTCCGACAACAGCAGCGCGCCCTGGCCCAGGTAGTTGAGCCCCAGCGCGGGTAGCACCAGAGCGAACCACGACAGGCGGATCGGCGGCGCGCCGAAGTGGCCCATGTCGGCATACAGCGCCTCGGCGCCGGTCAGCGCCAGCACCACCGCGCCGAGCGAGACAAAGGCCCGCCAGCCGTTACGCATCAGGAATTCGAGGCCCACGAACGGGTTGAACGCGTCGAGGATGCCCGGCGCGCGACCGATGCTGAGCAGTCCCGCCACCGCAATCACACCGAACCACAGCACCATCACCGGCCCGAACACCGCGCCGATGCCGGCCGTGCCGCGCCGCTGCACCAGGAACAAAGCGCTCAGCACGACCAGCGCGATCGACACCACGAAGGGCTTGAGCTGCGGCTCCGCCACTTCCAGCCCTTCCACCGCGCTGAGCACCGAGATGGCCGGCGTGATGACGCCGTCGCCGTAGAACAGCGCTGCACCGAACACGCCGGCGAGCAGCAGCCCGTTGCGCAGGCGGGGCCGGTCCACCACCGAACTGGAGGCCAGCGCCAGCAGCGCCATGATGCCGCCCTCGCCGTGGTTGTGGGCGCGCATGATCAGCGTCACGTACTTTAGCGTCACCACGATGATCAGCGACCAGATGATGAGCGACACCACGCCCAGTACATTGAAGCGGTTGAGCACCAGCCCGTGACCCGAATCGAATACCGTGCTCATGGTGTAGAGCGGACTGGTGCCGATGTCGCCGAACACGATGCCGATGGCGGCCAGCGCCAGCTTGACCATCGAGCCGTGGCTGCCTTGCGCGCCGTGGTCGGCCTGGGCGCCCGATTGCGGGCCTGAAGACGATTCCATGAATGGCTCCTTCTCAGTGGGTGGGGGCCCTCCGCCAGCGAACGGTGCGCCGGCGCGCAATCCAGGTCAGTTACTTCACCGTACGACAAAGCGGCTCGATCTAACAGTGCAGACTGCACGCGTCGTGCGCGGTCGGTTTCCGCGTACGGCACACTTCAAGCGTTCACCTAGCCGTTCCAGTTTGCGCTTCACGGACTTCGCGAACCAGCGTCTGAACCAGTTCCGCCGCCGGCATCGCACGCGAAAGCCGCACGGCCTGCCCTGCCCATTGAGCTGCATAGGCAGCGCTTCCGTGCGCTTTGGCGGCCGCGTGCAACGCCTTTCCGGTGTCGTAAGCAATCGGATAATCAGGCAGCGCGGGGCACGTTGGATCATCGCCCAACTCGCTGAACTGGTTCTCGATGCCGCGCGCCGCACGTCCAGAGATCGCGCTAATAAATGTCGTGCGACTGTGCGGACTCAGCAGTGCCGCCCGATACGCTGCGTCGGCGGCGGATTCGGGCGAGGCAATGAATGCGGTGCCGAGTTGTGCCGCCTGTGCGCCCAGCGCCAACGCAGCCGCGATGCCCGCGCCGTCCATGATGCCGCCGGCCGCGATCACCGGCAGTGGAATCTCGCGAACAATCAGCCGCACGAGCGCCATTGTGCCGAGCAACTCGTCCGGGGCCGACGGGTCGAAATTCCCTCGATGACCGCCGGCCTCGGCGCCCTGCGCAACGATGCCATCCAGTCCTGCTGCATGGATCCGAGCTGCCTCGTCAAGACTGGTGGCACTCCCAAGCAGCATGATCCCGGCTTCGCGTAACGCAGCGATTTTCCTGGCCGACGGCAACCCGAAGTGAAAGCTGACCACAGCCGGACGCTCGTCGAGCAACATCTCGAGCATCGCATCGTCTTCGACAAAACTCGTATAGATCTCGCGCAGCGCCGTGGGTGGTTGAGCACCGAAGCGCGCGAAGTGCGGCGCCAGATAGTCGAGCCAACGCGCCTCCCGAACGGGATCGGCAACGGCCGGCGCATGCACAAACACATTGACGTTAAACGGCTTGCCGCTCAATGCGCGAATTTCGTGGATCGCCGTCCGCGCGCTCTGCGCATTCATCGCACCGACACCGAGCGAGCCCAATGCGCCCGCGTTCGACACCGCCGCGGCAAGCGCCGGCGTGCCCACGCCCGCCATCGGCGCCTGGATGATCGGCAAGGCAACGCCCAACCGGGCGAGCAGATTCGGAGAGTCCTTCATGTCCTCAGCTCCTTGAAATCGCTACGCGCTCAGCGTTCCCGCGCGCGTATGTCTGTGATGGATTCCCCCCCCAGCCCCAATTGTCCGTGTCGATTTCCTCGATCACGACAAAAGTGGCCGCGGGGTCCTTGTGCAACACGCGCACCACAAGATCGGTCGCGCCCTTGATCAACTCGGCCTTCTGCTCGCGGGTAACGCCTTCGCGCGTCACCTGAATATTGATGTACGGCATCATGCACTCCTTTCAGTTGCCCCGGGTTCGACGGGACGTATTACCACTTACCGGCAGCCGTCCCGCCATCCAAGCGCGTGCGGGCATTGCCGACGACGTTGTAGCCACGCTCCACATAGGCCTCGGCCAGCGCAAAGCCGACACCGCTAGATGCACCGGTGACGACGACAGTCTTGTTTTGCCTGTTCATGACGCTCGGCTCCATGGGTAAAGGAAAACGGCTCCGAGCCACGCATCGGCGGGCATCGCAGGGAGTCGCGATGGCTGTCCGGCTCCCATGTAACTGACTATACTTATGCCACTCGCGTCGATAAATACGCCCAAGTAGAATTCATTTGATACATCAGGTAATGAATAGCTCACGGATCATCGAACGAAACAGCAAGCGCCAGTTCGACGACTTGATGCTCGGCAGCATCGAGCTGTTCTGTCTCGCGGCGGAACTGGAGAGCTTTACGGACGCCGCCACCGCAGCCGGCGTCACGCCGGCGGCGGTGAGCCGCTCGGTGTCGCGGCTGGAGGAGCGCATGGAGGTGCGGCTCTTCGTCAGAACCACACGCCGTATCCGGCTGACCGACGCGGGCAGGACGTACTACGAGCGTTGTCGCGAGGCGCTCGGACAACTCGTCGACGCAGAGCGCGAAGCCACGGGCCAGCAGTCCGCCGCCGCCGGCGTGTTGCGCATCAGCATGCCGACGCCCTATGCGCACTATCGCGTGCTGCCCATCCTGCCGGCCTTTCGCGAACGGCATCCGCAGGTGCGGGTCGACGTGCACATCAGCAATCGCAACATCGACTTCGCCGAAGAAGGCTTCGATCTGGCCATTCGCGGCAGCGCGCCGGGCGAATCGAATCTGATCGCCCGCAAGCTCGAAGACGCGGAACTGGTCGTGGTGGCCAGCCGCGCTTATCTGTCGCGAGCCGGAACGCCGTCGTCGCTGGAGGACCTCGCGCGCCACGATTGCATTCAGTTCGACCTGCCAAGCAGTGGCCGCAAGATTCCCTGGCTGTTCAAAAGCGGGGCGGACGTGCAGGAGCATTTCACCGATGGCGGCTATTCGAGCGCGGGCGATGTACTTGGCGGCGTGACGTTGGCGCGCAGCGGCGCCGGGCTGTTCCAGACGTATCGTTTCGTCGTCGAGCAGGACCTGGCGACAGGCGCTCTGGTGGAAGTGTTGCCGGCGCTCGGCGGCGCCTCCCGGCCGTTCGTGCTGCTGTATCCCCACAAACGCCATCTGTCGTTGCGGGTGCGGCGCTTCGTCGATTTTCTCGTCGCGACGCTCGGCTCCGCTCCGGGCAATCAGCTCGCCTCTTCCCTCCTTGACGGCTGAACGGCAATGGATCGAATCGACGCGATGAAGGTATTCGTCGCCGCCCTCGACGAGGGCAGCCTTGCCGCGGCAGGCCGGCGCCTCGGCCGCTCGCCCGCCGCCGTGAGCCGGGCCATTGCGTTTCTCGAAGCGCATGCCGGCATGGCGCTGCTGCATCGCACCACGCGCACGATCAAGCTGAGCGAAGCCGGCGAGCGCTACGCTGCCTCGTGCCGGCGAATCCTGACCGACCTCGAAGAAGCCGATCTGATGATCGCCGGCGAACGCGCGGCGCCACGCGGCACGCTGACGCTGACCGCGCCCGTGGCCGCCGGTCAGGACTTTCTGCGCCCGCTGCTCGACGAGTTTGTGGACCTGTATCCGGATGTCACCGCGCGCCTCTATCTGCTCGACCGCCCTGCCAACCTGATCGACGAAGGGATCGACGTCGCGCTGCGCATTGCCCACCTGGCCGATTCGACGCTGATCGCGACGCCGGTCGGCGAAGTCCGCCGGGTGGTCGCCGCCGCGCCGCGCTATCTCGCCAACCATCCGCGTCTCGAGGAACCCGGCGATCTCGCCCAACACCGGATCATTTCGATGACGCATTTCGGCGTCGATTCGTGGAGCTTTCCGTCATCGAACAATTCGGCGGCTCCACAAACGGTGCACTTCACGCCGCGGCTGATCGTCAACAGCGTGCAAGGCGCGGTGGCCTCCGCCGTCGACGGCTACGGGGTCACGCGGCTCTTTTCGTATCACATCGCCGAGCAGGTCCGCGAAGCTTCGTTGAAGATCGTGCTGGCCGGTTACGAGCAAGCGCCGCTCCCTGTTCATCTGCTCACGCCGCAAGGCCGTCTCTCGGTGCCGAAAGTCCGGGCCTTCGTCGACTTCGCGGTACCGCGTCTACGCACCCATTTCAGCACGCTCAAAGCGATCACCGACGCGGATTAAACCGTCACGCGGAAGAATGTCTGCCGCGCGGCGGCGATTCTCTCGCCACGCGTTCGTCCCTAAACTGCTTTCCATGGGTAACAGCTGCGGCCAAACCTGGTTGCAACGCCAAACGCATGGAGCAGGCAATGGACTCGGAACAGAACGTGGTACTCGTCGCCGGTGCGCAGATGCGCGCGGAATCACGGGGGGCGATATGAATCAGGCAGCCAATGTGGCGCCCCTTGGGGCCGGGTTCACGAACGCCACCAGCTACGCCGAACGGAATACATGCTACTGGCGCCGCAACCTTTTCATTTGCGTGTTCGGCTCGTTTACCACACTGGTCAGTCTGAGCATGTTGCTGCCGTTTCTGCCCCTCTATGTGCAGCAACTCGGTGTAACTTCGCAGGCCGCGATCGTGCAGTGGTCAGGCGTGGCGTTCGGCGCGACCTTTCTCGGCACGGCCGTCACGGCGCCGCTCTGGGGGCGTCTGGCCGATCGTTATGGGCGCAAGCCGATGCTCGTAAGGGCAGCAGTCGGCATGGCGATCGTGATGTCGTTGATCGGCATGGCGC from Paraburkholderia phytofirmans OLGA172 encodes the following:
- a CDS encoding DUF2235 domain-containing protein — protein: MKRLFVCCDGTWNSDSDEFQGVPVPTNVVRFFFQAPYRPNIDPAVAVQVRVFASPLWNWTGIFMKEGVRYRFKVPEGQTWLDGDSASGAEGTRGNWMQRLFAWCKRVRGANWFELCGAISYPGQPGEAGVPPQPFYFRVGREMEIEAPYSGYLYCFANDASWAYWNNQGSLRVEIAESAGMPAGKGAAYAPSDDDLTAPATAPGGSGAGQPS
- a CDS encoding DNA-binding protein, which translates into the protein MSTDADTITDELVAGIADRMVDEGRKVSPVTIWPEIPGGSIVAIAAALQRWREARQPLMPHVQVQAGLPEHIAETMMSAADRLWMAAQGEADRAVSQHLSAVNQHLDMARAERDEVLVEYQKSTEEVATGRERHVALTGALSASEETSARLAAELATASGRAEAAEARVEELAQRVSVEEAALEHTKAELDEERKARGELGAVVSSQNDQIAQMKQELDEARQEITSLGYDCQAKSAEADRALQEASAASSRAEAATAQTNESLARAAALEAERDETRFALEAERQTSAARREEAAIQFDELQRVSRELEAAREQVAAISEAKAAVSAELAQVSQDASVASAELARVSQEASAVSAELAQVSQDASAAKERAEAAEQHAATLAQRLAEVEQAKAAEAERWAQESSAASSRAEAAAAQMSESLARVAALEAELDEARNALAVERQTSAARSEEVTVQLGELQRVGREFEAAREQVSAMTEAKATADAELARVAQDASAASTELARVSQDAAAAKERAEAAEQHAATLGQRLAEVEQAKAAEAERWSQESSAASSRAESDAAQVSESLARVAAIEAELNEARTALATERQTVAARSEEAAVHLNELQRVGRELEETRVALEAERQTGAARSEEASIQRNELQGVARELEEARKQVSAMTEAQAAMSAELAQVSQGASAASAELARVAQDASAVSAELARVSQDASAAKERAEAAEQRAATLAQRLAEVEKARAEEARRSHQLAAQAGESATAEEVAELQRQISAQAKAHEKAFNELRSIAEQWVAHAKDLKGRLGSANEKLLFIDSRSTGEVALIRKLSSELERLKPDSELISRDIQQKLIGATMAERLSQKGYRYDPATAVMSKVER
- a CDS encoding HD domain-containing protein → MEHNEQCAAFRHMREGTEQDWAIIGNEIGPFAKGLPGRLLDHLRLLNGDFGGFPVDRQTHSLQTATLAHRDRQDEEYVVCALLHDIGDTLGSYNHADVAAVLLEPFVSAENHWMIKHHGIFQGHYFFHHMGMDRNLRDNYRDVPELFKRTAHFCEKYDAAAFDPDAETLPLEFFEPMVRRVFAEPKRTLYKTAFEKIG
- a CDS encoding potassium transporter Kup; translated protein: MESSSGPQSGAQADHGAQGSHGSMVKLALAAIGIVFGDIGTSPLYTMSTVFDSGHGLVLNRFNVLGVVSLIIWSLIIVVTLKYVTLIMRAHNHGEGGIMALLALASSSVVDRPRLRNGLLLAGVFGAALFYGDGVITPAISVLSAVEGLEVAEPQLKPFVVSIALVVLSALFLVQRRGTAGIGAVFGPVMVLWFGVIAVAGLLSIGRAPGILDAFNPFVGLEFLMRNGWRAFVSLGAVVLALTGAEALYADMGHFGAPPIRLSWFALVLPALGLNYLGQGALLLSDAKAVDNPFFHLFPSVTLFPMVLLATVATVIASQAVISGAFSMTKQAMQLGFMPRMGIVYTSEREVGQIYVPAINWLLLIAVVGAVLGFGSSTALGSAYGIAVTGTMMITTFLTFYVVRYAWHYNWLLCVLATGFFFVIDFAFFSANLLKFVDGGWFPLLLGAIMFTVMSTWHRGRALMVEEASIHAGALPLTRYLDSLFAKETIRVPGTAAFLTIDPSTVPHALINNLAHNHVLHERVLFVHVTNLDVPYVPREQRVAITPLGHNCHSILVTYGFKDEASLPQALRDCEPKGLVVDPAQVSFFLSHATVVATGGKGMPVWRERVFSVMAHNIGNPAAYFKLSSSRVIELGSRVEI
- a CDS encoding LysR family transcriptional regulator, which gives rise to MIDGDLAYFLTIASTGTLARAAEQLGISQPAVTKAIQRLERKVGVTLVERTARGSVLTEAGKIFHTRVLGVSMQLDSALQEARDIGGGHAGLLRIGATPATTSFALRSLFPTLLVERPAARVNVTTAFSDALLDAIDRREVELAVCPLPDTLDASMVKEVLYDDHYSLMVSTGHPLAERESVTLEDLVDCAWAASSRQEFARVQIEQAFAKHGYPRMRVVAEANSLAALFLIVSTTQLVSLINARSFDPGPLPFDIAVRPIQLDGLLRKVGLIRRAGYLSPIAQRAQEILRSAAREL
- a CDS encoding NAD(P)H-dependent flavin oxidoreductase, encoding MKDSPNLLARLGVALPIIQAPMAGVGTPALAAAVSNAGALGSLGVGAMNAQSARTAIHEIRALSGKPFNVNVFVHAPAVADPVREARWLDYLAPHFARFGAQPPTALREIYTSFVEDDAMLEMLLDERPAVVSFHFGLPSARKIAALREAGIMLLGSATSLDEAARIHAAGLDGIVAQGAEAGGHRGNFDPSAPDELLGTMALVRLIVREIPLPVIAAGGIMDGAGIAAALALGAQAAQLGTAFIASPESAADAAYRAALLSPHSRTTFISAISGRAARGIENQFSELGDDPTCPALPDYPIAYDTGKALHAAAKAHGSAAYAAQWAGQAVRLSRAMPAAELVQTLVREVREAQTGTAR
- a CDS encoding ABC transporter ATP-binding protein/permease, yielding MTRQADGQAGPGSGQPDRVSAWSLIRPYWVSEERRTAWGLLITIIAMDLILVGINARLNTWNRDFYNALEGRKVHEFPQLMLFFSALAFAFVGISVYNRYLRQMLGFRWRQWLTTRYLQEWLGDGTFYRIERDRLTDNPDQRIAVDLESFANTTLSLTLDLLSTLETLIWFSAVLWSTAGALAVMIGGTPVQIPGYMLWAAIVYAIAGSFLTNKVGHPLVSINYQLQRVEADFRFGLIRLRENAEQIAFYDGMRAEESTAQDLFGRIRENWWRVMKYTRRYSFVLNFYGQIAEIFPIVVASPRYFAGALSFGTLMQIADAFGSVSESLSWFINNYDTLVQWRATVNRLREFRRVMQLPHLKESVSPATEHGGINLHYVDESQLVTHNLTLALPNGETLASVRDIAVKPGSRWLVRGPSGSGKSTLLRALAGLWPFGNGSIDAPVNARMMFIPQQSYLPVGTLKAGLTYPAAAADFSDEACCEALRLCRLDGYADRLHESHHWWRILSPGEQQRLAAARVLMHKPDYVFLDEATSALDTENEAHLYRLLIERLPKAAIVSVTHRKSLAKFHQETLDIAHAREHTVADTRPPPT